The following are encoded in a window of Streptomyces sp. SAT1 genomic DNA:
- a CDS encoding helix-turn-helix domain-containing protein produces the protein MANVKQLDPSASPLDYYGAELRRLREAAKMTLNELGESIFCTGSLVGQVETALKVPTRDFSARVDAAFNTEGFFSRLVGLVLRSQLPNWFQPFAEMEAKATYISSFQAQLVDGLLQTPEYARAVLEMGNVAKIDELVAARLERQRILDTAEPPLALVILDEAVLQRPMGSSEVMRAQLQQLLDYGERPWVQIQVLSCSAGAHASLEGSFVGLRFRKEPEIIYTEDLISGHMTANPEIIRDAARRYASLQAAALSEEESAKLIKRVMEERYGPRSAVGEHPVA, from the coding sequence ATGGCGAACGTCAAACAACTGGACCCCAGCGCTTCGCCGTTGGACTACTACGGCGCCGAGCTGCGCCGCCTGCGCGAGGCGGCGAAGATGACCCTGAACGAACTCGGCGAGTCGATCTTCTGCACGGGCTCGCTGGTAGGCCAGGTCGAAACAGCCCTGAAGGTGCCGACACGGGACTTCTCGGCACGGGTGGACGCCGCGTTCAACACGGAGGGCTTCTTCTCACGGCTGGTGGGGTTGGTGCTGCGCAGCCAACTGCCGAACTGGTTCCAGCCGTTCGCGGAGATGGAGGCGAAGGCGACGTACATCTCGTCGTTCCAGGCGCAACTGGTCGACGGACTGCTTCAGACCCCTGAGTATGCACGCGCGGTGCTGGAGATGGGCAATGTGGCGAAGATCGACGAACTCGTCGCCGCACGTCTTGAACGCCAACGAATCCTGGACACGGCCGAACCACCGCTAGCGCTAGTGATCCTGGACGAGGCTGTACTCCAGCGGCCGATGGGCAGCTCCGAGGTGATGCGCGCTCAGCTACAGCAGTTGCTGGACTACGGCGAGCGCCCCTGGGTGCAGATCCAGGTGCTGTCCTGCTCGGCTGGCGCGCACGCGAGTTTGGAAGGCTCCTTCGTGGGACTGCGCTTCCGGAAGGAGCCGGAGATCATCTACACCGAGGACCTCATCTCCGGTCACATGACCGCCAACCCGGAAATCATTCGCGACGCCGCTCGCCGTTACGCTAGCTTGCAGGCCGCTGCCCTCTCTGAGGAGGAGTCAGCGAAGCTGATCAAGCGCGTGATGGAGGAACGGTATGGCCCCCGCTCAGCAGTCGGAGAACATCCGGTGGCGTAA
- a CDS encoding DUF397 domain-containing protein translates to MAPAQQSENIRWRKSSYSGNTGGECVECAPLGAAAWVKSSYSGSTGGQCVEYAHLTAHIALRDSKNPAGGHFAVAPGVFARFVEAAAQGEL, encoded by the coding sequence ATGGCCCCCGCTCAGCAGTCGGAGAACATCCGGTGGCGTAAGTCCTCCTACAGCGGAAATACGGGCGGCGAGTGCGTCGAGTGCGCCCCGCTCGGCGCCGCTGCCTGGGTCAAGTCGTCGTACAGCGGCAGCACGGGCGGTCAGTGCGTCGAGTACGCGCACCTCACCGCCCACATCGCCCTGCGCGACAGCAAGAACCCGGCCGGAGGGCACTTCGCCGTCGCGCCGGGAGTCTTCGCTCGGTTCGTGGAAGCGGCGGCGCAGGGCGAGCTGTAG
- a CDS encoding DUF397 domain-containing protein, translated as MGPHLKLSTICWRKSSYSGSTGGECIECAPLGAAAWRKSSYSGNTGGDCIECAPLNGATWVKSSYSGSTGGNCVEYAHLPANIALRDSKNPAGGHFAVAPGVFARFVEAAAQGEL; from the coding sequence ATGGGTCCGCACCTGAAGCTGTCGACGATCTGCTGGCGTAAGTCCTCCTACAGCGGCAGCACCGGCGGTGAGTGCATCGAGTGCGCCCCGCTCGGCGCTGCCGCCTGGCGTAAGTCCTCCTATAGCGGCAACACGGGCGGTGACTGCATCGAGTGCGCGCCCCTGAACGGCGCCACCTGGGTCAAGTCGTCGTACAGCGGCAGCACCGGAGGAAACTGCGTCGAGTACGCGCATCTCCCCGCCAATATCGCCCTGCGCGACAGCAAGAACCCGGCCGGAGGGCACTTCGCCGTCGCGCCGGGAGTCTTCGCTCGGTTCGTGGAAGCGGCGGCGCAGGGCGAGCTGTAG
- a CDS encoding DUF397 domain-containing protein, with product MAPAQQSENIQWRRSSYSGNTGGNCVECAPLNGATWRKSSYSGNTGGQCVECAPLNGAAWRKSSYSSDTGGNCVEYAHLTAHIALRDSKNPAGGHLAVAPEVFSRFVGAAARGEL from the coding sequence ATGGCCCCCGCTCAGCAGTCGGAGAACATCCAGTGGCGTAGGTCCTCCTACAGCGGCAACACCGGCGGCAACTGCGTCGAGTGCGCGCCCCTGAACGGTGCCACCTGGCGCAAGTCGTCGTACAGCGGCAACACGGGCGGTCAGTGCGTCGAGTGCGCGCCCCTGAACGGCGCCGCCTGGCGTAAGTCCTCCTACAGCAGCGACACCGGAGGAAACTGCGTCGAATACGCGCACCTCACCGCCCACATCGCCCTGCGCGACAGCAAGAACCCGGCCGGAGGGCACCTCGCCGTGGCGCCGGAGGTGTTCTCGCGGTTTGTGGGGGCCGCCGCGCGGGGCGAGCTGTAG
- a CDS encoding demethylmenaquinone methyltransferase → MTRASLEKQPHEVASMFDDVAERYDLTNDVLSLGQDRRWRKEVARAVDARPAQKILDLAAGTATSSLPFTRAGAYVVPCDFSLGMLQVGKQRHSWMPFTAGDATRLPFKDDTFDAVTISFGLRNVQDFDAALREMHRVTRPGGRVVICEFSHPTWAPFRTLYTEYLMRALPPVARAVSSSPGAYVYLAESIRAWPDQRALAGRLREAGWSKVAWRNLTGGIVTLHRGFKD, encoded by the coding sequence GTGACCCGCGCATCCCTGGAGAAGCAGCCGCACGAAGTCGCCTCGATGTTCGACGACGTGGCGGAACGGTACGACCTGACCAACGACGTGCTGTCCCTGGGACAGGACCGGCGCTGGCGCAAGGAGGTCGCGCGGGCCGTCGACGCGCGCCCGGCGCAGAAGATCCTGGACCTCGCCGCCGGTACGGCCACCTCCTCGCTGCCCTTCACCCGGGCCGGCGCGTACGTCGTCCCGTGCGACTTCTCGCTGGGCATGCTCCAGGTGGGCAAGCAGCGGCACAGCTGGATGCCGTTCACCGCGGGGGACGCGACCCGGCTGCCGTTCAAGGACGACACGTTCGACGCGGTGACGATCTCCTTCGGGCTGCGCAACGTCCAGGACTTCGACGCGGCGCTGCGCGAGATGCACCGCGTGACCCGCCCCGGCGGACGCGTGGTGATCTGCGAGTTCTCGCACCCGACCTGGGCGCCCTTCCGGACGCTCTACACCGAGTACCTGATGCGGGCGCTGCCGCCGGTCGCGCGCGCGGTGTCGTCCAGCCCGGGCGCGTACGTCTATCTCGCCGAGTCGATCCGGGCCTGGCCCGACCAGAGGGCGCTGGCCGGGCGGCTGCGCGAGGCGGGCTGGTCGAAGGTGGCCTGGCGCAACCTCACCGGCGGGATCGTGACACTGCACCGCGGTTTCAAGGACTGA
- a CDS encoding PASTA domain-containing protein, translating to MAVDAHETARARGLLLVAPDRPDFPRPAVDHVVRQYPQPGAELPRDARVYVWFDFGAGEGGGGVREPRVPEPPPGGARRALDEPDGPGGPYGPDGSGDPCAVAGLSP from the coding sequence ATGGCCGTGGACGCGCACGAGACCGCGCGGGCCCGCGGCCTGCTCCTGGTCGCGCCCGACCGCCCCGACTTCCCGCGCCCCGCCGTCGACCACGTCGTACGCCAGTACCCGCAGCCCGGCGCGGAACTGCCCCGCGACGCGCGGGTGTACGTGTGGTTCGACTTCGGTGCGGGCGAAGGCGGCGGCGGGGTGCGCGAGCCGCGCGTGCCCGAACCCCCGCCGGGCGGCGCGCGCCGCGCCCTGGACGAGCCGGACGGACCGGGCGGACCGTACGGACCGGACGGCTCGGGCGACCCCTGCGCCGTCGCCGGGCTCAGTCCTTGA
- a CDS encoding GNAT family N-acetyltransferase, translating into MNRALPVVRLRVPTDEDAHTWHRLFDDPDVMEFHGGRSAEPSVYEELTARQRRHDAEHGFCLWTVLDESGRPVGFTGAQPWPHAWGPAGEVEIGWRLGREHWGRGYVTAAARLTLRRLRAAGLPGVVAMVDRRNTRSIAVTRRLGMHHAETFFTPQTRRIGHCYRLPLGSQDPSCDAE; encoded by the coding sequence GTGAACCGAGCACTGCCCGTCGTACGGCTGCGTGTCCCCACCGACGAGGACGCGCACACCTGGCACCGCCTCTTCGACGACCCGGACGTCATGGAGTTCCACGGCGGCCGGTCCGCCGAGCCGTCCGTCTACGAGGAACTGACCGCCCGCCAGCGCCGCCACGACGCCGAACACGGCTTCTGCCTGTGGACGGTCCTCGACGAGTCCGGCCGTCCGGTCGGCTTCACCGGCGCCCAGCCCTGGCCGCACGCCTGGGGCCCGGCGGGCGAGGTCGAGATCGGCTGGCGCCTGGGGCGGGAGCACTGGGGCCGCGGCTACGTCACGGCGGCGGCCCGGCTGACCCTCCGGCGGCTGCGGGCGGCCGGACTGCCGGGCGTGGTCGCCATGGTCGACCGCCGCAACACCCGCTCCATAGCGGTCACCCGGCGCCTGGGCATGCACCACGCCGAGACGTTCTTCACCCCGCAGACCCGGCGCATCGGCCACTGCTACCGGCTGCCGCTGGGCTCCCAGGACCCCTCCTGTGACGCTGAGTAA
- a CDS encoding geranylgeranyl reductase family protein, translating into MTVVTESLSDPLSGNTADVIVVGAGPAGSTTAYHLAKAGLDVLLLEKTAFPREKVCGDGLTPRAVKQLVAMGIDISEEAGWLRNKGLRIIGGGVRLQLDWPDLASFPDYGLVRKRDDFDEQLARQAQKAGARLYERCNVSGPVVDDRTGRITGVTAKLGEDKREVTFHAPLVVAADGNSTRLSLAMGLHRREDRPMGVAVRTYFTSPRHDDDYLESWLELWDRRGAQDRLLPGYGWIFGMGDGTSNVGLGVLNTSAAFKELDWREILKAWCASMPEDWGYTPDNMTGPIRGAALPMAFNRQPHYTRGLLLVGDAGGLVNPFNGEGIAYAMESGALAAEVVVQAHSRATPAQRELALQRYPRVLKDTYGGYYTLGRAFVKLIGNPKVMQIAAQRGLTHPMLMKFTLKLLANLTDPTGGDAMDRIINGLSRVAPKA; encoded by the coding sequence GTGACCGTCGTGACCGAGTCTCTCTCCGATCCCCTCTCCGGGAACACCGCGGACGTCATCGTCGTGGGCGCGGGACCGGCCGGTTCCACCACCGCGTACCACCTCGCCAAGGCCGGTCTCGACGTGCTCCTGCTGGAGAAGACGGCGTTCCCGCGCGAGAAGGTCTGCGGCGACGGGCTCACCCCGCGCGCCGTCAAGCAGCTCGTCGCGATGGGCATCGACATCTCCGAGGAGGCGGGCTGGCTGCGCAACAAGGGCCTGCGCATCATCGGCGGCGGCGTCCGGCTCCAGCTCGACTGGCCCGACCTGGCCTCCTTCCCGGACTACGGACTCGTGCGCAAGCGCGACGACTTCGACGAGCAGCTGGCCCGGCAGGCGCAGAAGGCGGGCGCCCGGCTCTACGAGCGGTGCAACGTCTCGGGTCCGGTCGTGGACGACCGCACCGGCCGCATCACCGGCGTGACGGCCAAACTGGGCGAGGACAAGCGCGAGGTCACCTTCCACGCGCCGCTCGTGGTCGCCGCCGACGGCAACTCCACCCGGCTCTCCCTGGCGATGGGCCTGCACCGCCGCGAGGACCGCCCGATGGGCGTGGCCGTGCGCACCTACTTCACCTCGCCCCGGCACGACGACGACTACCTGGAGTCCTGGCTCGAACTGTGGGACCGGCGCGGCGCGCAGGACCGCCTGCTGCCCGGCTACGGCTGGATCTTCGGCATGGGCGACGGCACGTCCAACGTCGGCCTCGGCGTGCTCAACACCTCGGCCGCCTTCAAGGAGCTGGACTGGCGGGAGATCCTGAAGGCGTGGTGCGCCTCCATGCCCGAGGACTGGGGCTACACCCCGGACAACATGACCGGCCCCATCCGCGGCGCCGCCCTGCCGATGGCCTTCAACCGCCAGCCGCACTACACGCGCGGCCTGCTGCTCGTCGGCGACGCGGGCGGCCTGGTCAACCCGTTCAACGGCGAGGGCATCGCCTACGCGATGGAGTCCGGCGCGCTGGCCGCCGAGGTCGTCGTCCAGGCGCACTCGCGTGCCACGCCCGCCCAGCGCGAACTGGCCCTCCAGCGCTACCCGCGCGTCCTGAAGGACACCTACGGCGGCTACTACACGCTGGGCCGCGCCTTCGTGAAGCTCATCGGCAACCCGAAGGTCATGCAGATCGCCGCGCAGCGCGGTCTGACCCACCCGATGCTGATGAAGTTCACCCTCAAGCTCCTGGCCAACCTCACCGACCCGACCGGCGGCGACGCGATGGACCGCATCATCAACGGCCTGAGCCGGGTGGCGCCCAAGGCGTGA
- a CDS encoding C40 family peptidase, with product MSHTAHIRSHRKPRRSASTIAMRAGVAGGVLGTLAVAGASASTASAAEPVTQTLELPTLTADLASQVAQSADATQQAAAHYQLLAERDSAAANAAKQAKTDLARAQKKAEAAKKKAAEEAAARKEAAERAARDSVRPTLTTQSGSAGSGGSDTGATTSTGTSTGSSTATGSAAGIVSFVKSQVGKAYVPGATGPSAYDCSGLVQTAFKQVNISLPRVSQDQSAAGTQVSLSNLQPGDILYWGGRGSAYHVAVYVGGGMFVGAQNSSTGVVERPLSYDPPTGAVRVL from the coding sequence ATGTCCCACACCGCTCACATACGCAGCCACCGGAAGCCCCGCCGCAGCGCGTCGACCATCGCGATGCGGGCCGGAGTTGCCGGTGGCGTCCTCGGCACCCTGGCAGTCGCCGGTGCGTCCGCCTCCACGGCGAGCGCCGCCGAGCCGGTCACCCAGACCCTCGAACTGCCCACGCTCACCGCCGACCTGGCCAGCCAGGTCGCCCAGTCCGCGGACGCCACGCAGCAGGCCGCCGCGCACTACCAGCTCCTGGCCGAGCGCGACTCCGCCGCCGCGAACGCCGCGAAGCAGGCCAAGACGGACCTCGCTCGGGCCCAGAAGAAGGCCGAGGCCGCGAAGAAGAAGGCCGCCGAGGAGGCCGCCGCCCGCAAGGAGGCCGCCGAGCGCGCCGCGCGCGACAGCGTCCGTCCCACCCTCACCACCCAGTCGGGCTCCGCCGGTTCCGGCGGCAGCGACACCGGCGCCACCACGAGCACCGGCACCTCCACCGGCTCGTCCACCGCGACGGGTTCGGCCGCCGGCATCGTCTCGTTCGTGAAGTCCCAGGTCGGCAAGGCGTACGTCCCCGGCGCCACCGGCCCCTCCGCCTACGACTGCTCCGGCCTGGTGCAGACCGCCTTCAAGCAGGTCAACATCAGCCTGCCGCGTGTCTCCCAGGACCAGTCGGCGGCCGGCACCCAGGTCTCCCTGTCCAACCTCCAGCCGGGCGACATCCTGTACTGGGGCGGTCGCGGCAGCGCGTACCACGTGGCCGTGTACGTCGGCGGCGGTATGTTCGTCGGAGCGCAGAACTCGTCCACGGGCGTCGTGGAGAGGCCGCTGTCGTACGACCCGCCCACCGGGGCCGTCCGGGTGCTCTGA
- a CDS encoding NADH-quinone oxidoreductase subunit A gives MNAYAPILVLGALGAGFAIFSVVMATLIGPKRYNRAKLEAYECGIEPTPTPAGGGRFPIKYYLTAMLFIVFDIEIVFLYPWAVTFDALGVFGLVEMLLFVLTVFVAYAYVWRRGGLEWD, from the coding sequence GTGAACGCGTATGCGCCCATCCTCGTACTGGGAGCCCTCGGGGCAGGCTTTGCGATCTTCTCCGTGGTCATGGCCACGCTGATCGGTCCGAAGCGGTACAACCGCGCCAAACTCGAAGCCTACGAGTGCGGTATCGAGCCGACCCCCACGCCGGCCGGCGGCGGGCGCTTCCCCATCAAGTACTACCTGACGGCGATGCTCTTCATCGTCTTCGACATCGAGATCGTCTTCCTCTACCCCTGGGCCGTCACCTTCGACGCCCTGGGTGTTTTCGGGCTCGTGGAGATGCTGCTCTTCGTGCTCACCGTCTTCGTCGCGTACGCGTACGTATGGCGGCGCGGCGGCCTGGAATGGGACTGA
- a CDS encoding NuoB/complex I 20 kDa subunit family protein, translating to MGLEEKLPSGFLLTTVEQAAGWVRKSSVFPATFGLACCAIEMMTTGAGRYDLARFGMEVFRGSPRQADLMIVAGRVSQKMAPVLRQVYDQMPNPKWVISMGVCASSGGMFNNYAIVQGVDHIVPVDIYLPGCPPRPEMLMDAILKLHQKIQSTKLGVNAEEAAREAEEAALKALPTIEMKGLLR from the coding sequence ATGGGACTCGAAGAAAAGCTGCCGAGCGGCTTCCTGCTGACCACCGTGGAGCAGGCCGCGGGCTGGGTGCGTAAGTCGTCCGTCTTCCCGGCCACCTTCGGCCTCGCCTGCTGCGCGATCGAGATGATGACCACCGGAGCCGGCCGCTACGACCTGGCCCGCTTCGGCATGGAGGTGTTCCGCGGTTCGCCCCGCCAGGCGGACCTGATGATCGTGGCCGGCCGGGTCAGCCAGAAGATGGCGCCGGTCCTCAGGCAGGTCTACGACCAGATGCCCAACCCCAAGTGGGTGATCTCCATGGGCGTCTGCGCCTCCTCGGGCGGCATGTTCAACAACTACGCGATCGTCCAGGGCGTCGACCACATCGTCCCCGTCGACATCTATCTGCCCGGCTGCCCGCCCCGCCCCGAGATGCTGATGGACGCGATCCTCAAGCTCCACCAGAAGATCCAGTCCACCAAGCTCGGCGTGAACGCCGAGGAGGCGGCCCGCGAGGCGGAGGAAGCGGCGCTCAAGGCACTGCCCACGATCGAGATGAAGGGGCTGCTGCGATGA
- a CDS encoding NADH-quinone oxidoreductase subunit C, translating to MSDVNPEKDLGTDNLPGQRGEGGEEIRVQRGMFGANNGGDTSGYGGLVRSVRLPGPATRPYGGWFDEVADELEGALEEQGLLPDNAIEKTVVDRGELTFHIEREHLVRVARTLRDDPALRFELCTGVSGVHYPHDKGRELHAVYHLRSITHNRLIRLEVSAPDADRHIPSLVPVYPTNDWHERETYDFFGIVFDGHPALTRIMMPDDWPGHPQRKDYPLGGIPVEYKGAQIPAPDQRRSYS from the coding sequence ATGAGCGACGTGAACCCCGAGAAGGATCTCGGTACCGACAACCTCCCCGGCCAGCGCGGCGAGGGCGGCGAGGAGATCCGCGTCCAGCGCGGCATGTTCGGCGCGAACAACGGCGGCGACACCTCCGGCTACGGCGGCCTGGTCCGCTCGGTGCGGCTGCCCGGACCGGCCACCCGCCCCTACGGCGGCTGGTTCGACGAGGTCGCCGACGAGCTGGAGGGCGCCCTGGAGGAACAGGGCCTGCTGCCGGACAACGCCATCGAGAAGACGGTCGTCGACCGCGGCGAGCTGACCTTCCACATCGAGCGCGAGCACCTGGTCCGCGTCGCCCGCACCCTGCGCGACGACCCCGCGCTGCGCTTCGAGCTGTGCACCGGCGTCAGCGGCGTCCACTACCCGCACGACAAGGGCCGCGAGCTGCACGCCGTCTACCACCTGCGCTCGATCACCCACAACCGGCTGATCCGGCTGGAGGTCAGCGCCCCCGACGCCGACCGGCACATCCCGTCACTGGTGCCCGTCTACCCGACCAACGACTGGCACGAGCGCGAGACCTACGACTTCTTCGGCATCGTCTTCGACGGTCACCCCGCCCTGACGCGGATCATGATGCCGGACGACTGGCCGGGCCACCCGCAGCGCAAGGACTACCCCCTCGGCGGCATCCCCGTCGAGTACAAGGGCGCCCAGATCCCGGCTCCGGACCAGCGGAGGTCGTACTCGTGA
- a CDS encoding NADH-quinone oxidoreductase subunit D translates to MSTSHASPRETTEGTVYTVTGGDWDEVVQSAARADDERIVVNMGPQHPSTHGVLRLILEIDGETVTEARCGIGYLHTGIEKNLEFRTWTQGTTFVTRMDYLTSFFNETAYCLGVEKLLGIEDQITDRATIIRVLLMELNRLSSHLVCIATGGMELGATTIMIYGFRDREMILDIYELITGLRMNHAYIRPGGLAQDLPPGAVDQIREFVKKMRKNLPEYDKLATGNPIFKARMQDVGYLDLAGCMALGATGPILRSTGLPHDLRKTQPYCGYETYDFDVPTADSCDAYGRFLIRLEEMRQSLRIVEQCLDRLEPGPVMVADKKIAWPAQLALGPDGLGNSLDHIKKIMGTSMEALIHHFKLVTEGFRVPAGQAYAAVESPKGELGVHVVSDGGTRPFRVHFRDPSFTNLQAMAAMCEGGQVADVIVAVASIDPVMGGVDR, encoded by the coding sequence GTGAGCACTTCGCACGCCTCCCCGAGGGAGACCACGGAAGGCACCGTCTACACGGTCACCGGCGGCGACTGGGACGAGGTCGTCCAGTCCGCGGCCCGCGCCGACGACGAGCGCATCGTCGTCAACATGGGCCCCCAGCACCCCTCCACCCACGGAGTGCTGCGCCTCATCCTGGAGATCGACGGCGAGACGGTCACCGAGGCCCGCTGCGGCATCGGCTACCTGCACACCGGCATCGAGAAGAACCTGGAATTCCGCACGTGGACGCAGGGCACCACCTTCGTCACGCGCATGGACTACCTGACGTCCTTCTTCAACGAGACCGCCTACTGCCTCGGCGTCGAGAAGCTCCTCGGCATCGAGGACCAGATCACCGACCGGGCCACGATCATCCGCGTGCTCCTGATGGAGCTGAACCGGCTCTCCTCCCACCTGGTGTGCATCGCCACCGGCGGCATGGAGCTGGGCGCCACCACCATCATGATCTACGGCTTCCGCGACCGCGAGATGATCCTCGACATCTACGAGCTGATCACCGGCCTCCGGATGAACCACGCGTACATCCGCCCCGGCGGACTCGCCCAGGACCTGCCGCCCGGCGCGGTGGACCAGATCCGCGAGTTCGTGAAGAAGATGCGGAAGAACCTCCCGGAGTACGACAAGCTCGCCACCGGGAACCCCATCTTCAAGGCCCGTATGCAGGACGTCGGCTACCTCGACCTGGCCGGCTGCATGGCCCTGGGCGCCACCGGCCCCATCCTGCGCTCCACCGGCCTGCCGCACGACCTGCGCAAGACCCAGCCGTACTGCGGCTACGAGACGTACGACTTCGACGTCCCGACCGCCGACTCCTGCGACGCCTACGGCCGCTTCCTGATCCGTCTGGAGGAGATGCGCCAGTCGCTCAGGATCGTCGAGCAGTGCCTGGACCGGCTGGAGCCAGGACCGGTCATGGTCGCCGACAAGAAGATCGCCTGGCCCGCCCAGCTCGCCCTGGGACCGGACGGACTCGGCAACTCCCTCGACCACATCAAGAAGATCATGGGCACCTCCATGGAGGCCCTGATCCACCACTTCAAGCTGGTCACCGAGGGCTTCCGGGTCCCGGCCGGACAGGCGTACGCGGCGGTCGAGTCGCCCAAGGGCGAGCTCGGCGTGCACGTCGTCTCCGACGGCGGCACCCGCCCCTTCCGGGTCCATTTCCGCGACCCGTCCTTCACCAACCTTCAGGCCATGGCGGCGATGTGCGAGGGCGGCCAGGTCGCCGACGTCATCGTCGCCGTCGCGTCCATCGACCCCGTGATGGGAGGCGTCGACCGGTGA
- the nuoE gene encoding NADH-quinone oxidoreductase subunit NuoE, whose translation MTTSSSERGVSLGMPELPAPAYPDDVRARLEADAREIIARYPDSRSALLPLLHLVQSEEGHVTRTGMRFCADVLGLTTAEVTAVATFYTMYRRGPSGDYQVGVCTNTLCAVMGGDALFETLQEHLGVGNGGTTDDGKVTLEHIECNAACDFAPVVMVNWEFFDNQTPESVKRLVDDLRAGRPVTPTRGAPMCTFKETARILAGFPDEREGATDAGGSAGPASLTGLRLARGESAPARVVHPREGGPQDAQRDTVHEPSPTEHLSSHDAPQQTSASDPSHPAGPAAEEGE comes from the coding sequence GTGACCACCTCTTCTTCCGAGCGGGGCGTCAGCCTGGGCATGCCCGAACTGCCCGCGCCCGCCTACCCGGACGACGTCCGCGCCCGGCTGGAGGCCGACGCCCGCGAGATCATCGCCCGCTACCCCGACTCGCGCTCCGCGCTGCTGCCGCTGCTGCACCTCGTGCAGTCCGAGGAGGGCCACGTCACGCGCACCGGGATGCGGTTCTGCGCCGACGTCCTCGGGCTGACCACCGCCGAGGTCACCGCGGTCGCCACCTTCTACACCATGTACCGGCGCGGACCCTCCGGCGACTACCAGGTCGGCGTCTGCACCAACACCCTGTGCGCGGTGATGGGCGGCGACGCCCTCTTCGAGACGCTCCAGGAGCACCTGGGCGTCGGCAACGGCGGGACCACCGACGACGGCAAGGTCACCCTGGAGCACATCGAGTGCAACGCGGCCTGCGACTTCGCGCCGGTCGTGATGGTCAACTGGGAGTTCTTCGACAACCAGACGCCCGAGAGCGTCAAGCGCCTGGTCGACGACCTGCGCGCGGGCCGGCCCGTCACGCCCACCCGCGGCGCCCCGATGTGCACCTTCAAGGAGACCGCCCGGATCCTGGCCGGCTTCCCCGACGAGCGCGAGGGCGCCACCGACGCCGGCGGCAGCGCCGGACCCGCCTCGCTGACCGGGCTGCGCCTGGCCCGGGGCGAGAGCGCGCCCGCGCGCGTGGTCCACCCCCGCGAGGGCGGCCCGCAGGACGCGCAGCGCGACACCGTGCACGAGCCGTCGCCGACCGAGCACCTCAGCTCGCACGACGCACCGCAGCAGACCTCGGCCTCCGATCCGTCGCACCCCGCGGGACCCGCCGCCGAGGAGGGGGAGTGA